A region from the Sandaracinus amylolyticus genome encodes:
- a CDS encoding DPP IV N-terminal domain-containing protein, whose amino-acid sequence MVAISATPTATRAQLRDPFLDWRTIRTPHFVIHYHEPLGYLARRVAAVAERAHSTLSTVLAFAPRERVQIVITDDADAANGSATALPYDTIRLFAEAPDDLSPLADYDDWLTTLVTHEHTHILHLDNASGLPSFINLLLGKVYMPNHVQPRWFLEGLAVHEETEHTSGGRLRSSQWDMYLRMDALEDRFWDLDQVSSSADRWPHGNAAYLYGSFFVRYIAERHGRVALATIAHEYGASVIPYGINRVAQRATGSTFIELWDGFLDERRAHYREQQREVDALGRREGTRLTTHGEIARAPRYLRDGRLMYLRADNRSRGEIVIVDPITGERRDVLARVNAGGEAAVHPDGRTIVFSRSDAHRDIYFFSDLVRRDLETGEETRLTDGLRAREPDLSPDGRYVVFTMSRAGTTRLMIAELADVTGTMRELTPGARFQQWYTPRFSPDGRLVVASTWRDGGYRDVVLVDVATGRIEDLTHDRASDTGPTFSPDGTRVVFSSDRTGIANLYAYELASGSLRQLTNVIAGAYQPAIAGDGRRITYVGYTSYGFDLFAIDTELTGFREAPPYIDTRPIASDTAPIWTAESEDYDALPTLYPRSYFLDLTPDSFGTTLGITIAGEDVAAFHSWSARIGFGLERGNMSIDAGYSYNRLPLSISVRGFRRVTRVGGLQIGGEDVPWIQDAWGGDVGVAYSFPRAFRGNTISTSYALTWTEAGAPFTTEPLDPNFPPPLLPETGFFSTLRFGWSYSDVERYGYDISPSNGQALGIGASVSDPAIGSQFRVLTLTWSFTRYLPMPWLEHHVLAFRYAGGISGGDLDRLGIFGVGGFPTVPLIEGFNSPVILGGSALRGYLPNDRVGSQFHLAQLEYRFPIYRFNRGILTLPVYLNRLWATVFADAGDAFFGEIDFSRFRVGVGAELHVDFTLFYILGFSLRIGYARGLGEGGIDQFYAHLGVPF is encoded by the coding sequence ATGGTGGCGATCTCGGCCACCCCGACCGCGACGCGCGCGCAGCTGCGCGATCCGTTCCTCGACTGGCGGACGATCCGCACACCGCACTTCGTCATCCACTACCACGAGCCGCTCGGGTACCTCGCGCGTCGCGTCGCGGCGGTCGCCGAGCGCGCGCACTCGACGCTCTCGACGGTGCTGGCGTTCGCTCCGCGCGAGCGCGTGCAGATCGTCATCACCGACGACGCCGACGCGGCGAACGGATCTGCGACCGCCCTGCCCTACGACACCATCCGCCTGTTCGCGGAGGCGCCCGACGATCTCTCACCGCTCGCCGACTACGACGACTGGCTGACGACGCTCGTCACGCACGAGCACACGCACATCCTCCACCTCGACAACGCGAGCGGCCTGCCGTCGTTCATCAACCTGCTGCTCGGCAAGGTCTACATGCCGAACCACGTGCAGCCGCGGTGGTTCCTCGAGGGCCTCGCGGTGCACGAGGAGACCGAGCACACGTCGGGCGGACGCCTGCGCAGCTCGCAGTGGGACATGTACCTGCGGATGGATGCGCTCGAGGACCGCTTCTGGGACCTCGATCAGGTCAGCTCGAGCGCGGATCGCTGGCCTCACGGGAACGCTGCGTATCTCTACGGATCCTTCTTCGTCCGCTACATCGCGGAGCGGCACGGGCGCGTCGCGCTCGCGACCATCGCACACGAGTACGGCGCATCGGTGATCCCGTACGGGATCAACCGCGTCGCGCAGCGCGCGACGGGCTCGACGTTCATCGAGCTGTGGGACGGGTTCCTCGACGAGCGTCGCGCGCACTATCGCGAGCAGCAGCGCGAGGTCGACGCGCTCGGTCGTCGCGAGGGCACGCGCCTCACGACGCACGGCGAGATCGCGCGCGCACCACGCTACCTGCGCGACGGGCGCTTGATGTACCTGCGCGCCGACAACCGATCGCGCGGCGAGATCGTGATCGTCGATCCGATCACAGGAGAGCGGCGCGACGTGCTCGCGCGCGTGAACGCGGGCGGTGAAGCCGCGGTGCATCCCGATGGGCGCACGATCGTGTTCTCGCGATCCGACGCGCACCGCGACATCTACTTCTTCTCCGATCTCGTCCGCCGCGATCTCGAGACCGGCGAGGAGACGCGCCTCACCGACGGATTGCGCGCGCGCGAGCCCGACCTCTCGCCCGACGGTCGGTACGTGGTCTTCACGATGTCGCGCGCGGGCACGACGCGGCTGATGATCGCGGAGCTCGCGGACGTGACCGGCACGATGCGCGAGCTGACGCCGGGAGCGCGCTTCCAGCAGTGGTACACGCCGCGCTTCTCGCCCGACGGACGCCTGGTGGTCGCGTCGACGTGGCGCGACGGCGGGTATCGCGACGTGGTGCTCGTCGACGTCGCGACCGGGCGCATCGAGGACCTCACGCACGATCGCGCGTCCGACACCGGGCCCACGTTCTCGCCGGACGGAACGCGCGTCGTGTTCTCGTCGGATCGCACCGGCATCGCGAACCTCTACGCGTACGAGCTCGCGAGCGGATCGCTGCGGCAGCTGACGAACGTGATCGCCGGCGCGTATCAGCCGGCGATCGCGGGCGATGGCCGTCGCATCACGTACGTCGGCTACACGTCGTACGGCTTCGATCTGTTCGCGATCGACACCGAGCTCACCGGCTTCCGCGAGGCGCCCCCGTACATCGACACGCGCCCGATCGCGAGCGACACCGCGCCGATCTGGACCGCGGAGAGCGAGGACTACGACGCGCTGCCCACGCTCTACCCGCGCTCGTACTTCCTCGATCTCACGCCCGACTCGTTCGGCACGACGCTCGGCATCACGATCGCGGGCGAGGACGTCGCGGCGTTCCACTCGTGGAGCGCGCGCATCGGCTTCGGGCTCGAGCGCGGCAACATGTCGATCGACGCGGGGTACTCGTACAACCGCCTGCCGCTCTCGATCAGCGTGCGCGGGTTCCGTCGCGTGACGCGCGTCGGAGGCCTGCAGATCGGCGGCGAGGACGTGCCGTGGATCCAGGACGCGTGGGGCGGCGACGTCGGCGTCGCGTACTCGTTCCCGCGCGCGTTCCGCGGCAACACGATCTCGACGTCGTACGCGCTGACGTGGACCGAGGCCGGCGCGCCGTTCACCACGGAGCCGCTCGATCCCAACTTCCCGCCGCCGCTCCTGCCCGAGACCGGCTTCTTCTCCACGCTGCGCTTCGGTTGGTCGTACAGCGACGTCGAGCGCTACGGCTACGACATCAGCCCGTCGAACGGGCAAGCGCTCGGCATCGGCGCGTCGGTGTCGGATCCCGCGATCGGCAGCCAGTTCCGCGTGCTGACGCTGACGTGGTCGTTCACGCGCTACCTGCCGATGCCGTGGCTCGAGCACCACGTGCTCGCGTTCCGCTACGCGGGCGGGATCAGCGGCGGCGATCTCGATCGCCTCGGGATCTTCGGGGTCGGCGGGTTCCCGACGGTGCCGCTGATCGAAGGGTTCAACAGCCCCGTGATCCTCGGCGGCTCGGCGCTGCGCGGGTACCTGCCGAACGATCGCGTCGGCAGCCAGTTCCACCTCGCGCAGCTCGAGTACCGGTTCCCGATCTACCGGTTCAACCGCGGCATCCTCACGCTGCCGGTGTACTTGAACCGGCTCTGGGCGACGGTGTTCGCCGACGCCGGCGACGCGTTCTTCGGGGAGATCGACTTCTCCCGGTTCCGCGTGGGGGTGGGCGCGGAGCTCCACGTCGACTTCACGCTCTTCTACATCCTCGGATTCTCGTTGCGAATCGGGTATGCACGAGGGCTCGGTGAGGGCGGGATCGACCAGTTCTACGCCCACCTGGGCGTGCCCTTCTGA
- a CDS encoding DUF4388 domain-containing protein, with product MEPPVPKVTPPPPTRPAKQYALRFISGKYQGGEFPLPNNKEIVVGRSSELDMVLVEDMVSRRHAKLTVTGDQIFIQDLGSTNGTFVNGEKIKRARLQEGDRILIGTSIIKLVASDSAASGDAKAKLEDVAAGRRTSQVRTMSGSIAEIPLPDLMQLFSASKKSGVLVIRTDADVGKIFIDNGRVIFAVVNEHYDVAPLKSLFRILTWQTGSFDMDPPEAREFLEKIEMSTEGILMEAMRQIDEIRRLGTDMPTLQSSVLLAMPMIPPLRDLSPEELDVLQLAYNYGHVETVLNKSLASDLDTSQILVKLIKSGYLRVE from the coding sequence ATGGAGCCCCCCGTTCCGAAGGTGACGCCGCCTCCTCCGACGAGGCCAGCGAAGCAGTACGCGCTGCGCTTCATCTCGGGGAAGTACCAGGGGGGCGAGTTCCCCCTCCCGAACAACAAGGAGATCGTCGTCGGGCGCTCGAGCGAGCTGGACATGGTCCTCGTGGAGGACATGGTCTCGCGCCGCCACGCGAAGCTGACCGTCACCGGCGATCAGATCTTCATCCAGGACCTCGGCTCGACCAACGGCACCTTCGTCAACGGCGAGAAGATCAAGCGCGCGCGCCTGCAGGAGGGCGACCGCATCCTGATCGGCACGTCGATCATCAAGCTCGTCGCGAGCGACAGCGCGGCCTCCGGTGACGCGAAGGCGAAGCTCGAGGACGTCGCCGCGGGACGTCGCACCTCGCAGGTGCGCACGATGTCGGGCTCGATCGCGGAGATCCCGCTGCCCGACCTCATGCAGCTCTTCAGCGCGAGCAAGAAGAGCGGCGTGCTCGTGATCCGCACCGACGCGGACGTCGGCAAGATCTTCATCGACAACGGCCGCGTGATCTTCGCGGTCGTGAACGAGCACTACGACGTCGCGCCGCTCAAGAGCCTCTTCCGCATCCTCACGTGGCAGACCGGCTCGTTCGACATGGATCCGCCCGAGGCACGCGAGTTCCTCGAGAAGATCGAGATGTCGACCGAGGGCATCCTCATGGAGGCGATGCGGCAGATCGACGAGATCCGCCGCCTCGGCACCGACATGCCGACGCTCCAGTCGAGCGTGCTCCTCGCGATGCCGATGATCCCGCCGCTGCGCGATCTCTCGCCCGAAGAGCTCGACGTCCTGCAGCTCGCTTACAACTACGGGCA